One Peromyscus leucopus breed LL Stock chromosome 20, UCI_PerLeu_2.1, whole genome shotgun sequence genomic region harbors:
- the LOC119086374 gene encoding uncharacterized protein LOC119086374 isoform X1, producing the protein MDTPWHSCVTLLSLELGTHLAFPAYSAPLSSQFPYDVEGGPTFTRRPRWTAVRDIIYPQTCAAGHPSSPAPFCPLQSRRMTERIDKLRRRDVPRFTWPVPHNLKAIRNKKLSQGPGDRTAKRSVVSWVRPGTEDEHGAGWTCDLARRTSFSGWSSRGTQGSSVPGPVQRAQAWWQVPDTGDGQPWPSDSMYQVYEELHGRSCQFPGCS; encoded by the exons ATGGACACTCCATGGCACAGCTGTGTCACCCTCCTGTCCCTAGAGCTAGGGACTCACCTCGCTTTCCCCGCCTACAGcgctcctctctcttcccagtttCCCTATGACGTGGAGGGAGGCCCCACCTTCACCAGACGACCACGGTGGACAGCGGTGAGGGACATTATTTACCCACAGACCTGTGCTGCTGGTCACCCCTCCTCTCCAGCTCCGTTCTGTCCTCTGCAGTCCAGACGGATGACAGAGAGAATCGACAAACTCAGACGGAGGGACGTTCCGCGGTTTACCTGGCCGGTCCCTCACAACCTCAAGGCCATAAGAAATAAGAAACTGTCACAGGGCCCGGGAGACAGGACGGCTAAACGCAGTGTGGTGTCCTGGGTCAGACCTGGAACAGAAGACGAGCATGGG GCTGGCTGGACCTGTGACCTGGCTCGAAGGACCTCCTTCAGCGGATGGAGCTCCCGTGGGACCCAGGGCAGCAGTGTCCCAGGTCCTGTGCAGAGGgctcaggcctggtggcaagtaCCTGACACCGGGGACGGACAGCCTTGGCCCTCAGACAGCATGTATCAG GTTTATGAGGAACTTCATGGTCGTTCCTGTCAGttcccaggctgctcttga
- the LOC119086374 gene encoding uncharacterized protein LOC119086374 isoform X3, with protein MLSPHAPVVTTSRRMTERIDKLRRRDVPRFTWPVPHNLKAIRNKKLSQGPGDRTAKRSVVSWVRPGTEDEHGAGWTCDLARRTSFSGWSSRGTQGSSVPGPVQRAQAWWQVPDTGDGQPWPSDSMYQVYEELHGRSCQFPGCS; from the exons ATGCTTTCTCCTCATGCTCCTGTTGTTACCACG TCCAGACGGATGACAGAGAGAATCGACAAACTCAGACGGAGGGACGTTCCGCGGTTTACCTGGCCGGTCCCTCACAACCTCAAGGCCATAAGAAATAAGAAACTGTCACAGGGCCCGGGAGACAGGACGGCTAAACGCAGTGTGGTGTCCTGGGTCAGACCTGGAACAGAAGACGAGCATGGG GCTGGCTGGACCTGTGACCTGGCTCGAAGGACCTCCTTCAGCGGATGGAGCTCCCGTGGGACCCAGGGCAGCAGTGTCCCAGGTCCTGTGCAGAGGgctcaggcctggtggcaagtaCCTGACACCGGGGACGGACAGCCTTGGCCCTCAGACAGCATGTATCAG GTTTATGAGGAACTTCATGGTCGTTCCTGTCAGttcccaggctgctcttga
- the LOC119086374 gene encoding uncharacterized protein LOC119086374 isoform X2, translated as MGAKVEGLGAEFPYDVEGGPTFTRRPRWTAVRDIIYPQTCAAGHPSSPAPFCPLQSRRMTERIDKLRRRDVPRFTWPVPHNLKAIRNKKLSQGPGDRTAKRSVVSWVRPGTEDEHGAGWTCDLARRTSFSGWSSRGTQGSSVPGPVQRAQAWWQVPDTGDGQPWPSDSMYQVYEELHGRSCQFPGCS; from the exons ATGGGAGCCAAGGTGGAAGGTTTGGGTGCAGAG tttCCCTATGACGTGGAGGGAGGCCCCACCTTCACCAGACGACCACGGTGGACAGCGGTGAGGGACATTATTTACCCACAGACCTGTGCTGCTGGTCACCCCTCCTCTCCAGCTCCGTTCTGTCCTCTGCAGTCCAGACGGATGACAGAGAGAATCGACAAACTCAGACGGAGGGACGTTCCGCGGTTTACCTGGCCGGTCCCTCACAACCTCAAGGCCATAAGAAATAAGAAACTGTCACAGGGCCCGGGAGACAGGACGGCTAAACGCAGTGTGGTGTCCTGGGTCAGACCTGGAACAGAAGACGAGCATGGG GCTGGCTGGACCTGTGACCTGGCTCGAAGGACCTCCTTCAGCGGATGGAGCTCCCGTGGGACCCAGGGCAGCAGTGTCCCAGGTCCTGTGCAGAGGgctcaggcctggtggcaagtaCCTGACACCGGGGACGGACAGCCTTGGCCCTCAGACAGCATGTATCAG GTTTATGAGGAACTTCATGGTCGTTCCTGTCAGttcccaggctgctcttga